One window from the genome of Rhodococcus sp. ABRD24 encodes:
- a CDS encoding long-chain fatty acid--CoA ligase, which yields MSTDKAPVDISPARALQSLGRLHGASTALIYEDHTIDYRDLTARVHAMALALHASGVRKGDRVAYLGLNSPTFLVTYLAAAWVGAVYVPVNFRLAAAEIAYQLGDFGPRVLIVEPGHMPVIEEIDPAVQPPRMIAVDNDDAVPLSDAPSGRWEKLTTALARGAALETELTPLPRFADDLAALMYTSGTTGRPKGVMLTHGNIWWNSFNVDSVVDTNRRDINLAVAPLFHIGCLNSFTLRSLSRGGATLVRRTFDPAGTLADLVEHKVNTIFAVPAMFSAIAQLPEFADADLSQLRSAIVAGAPVPPSLVKEYGRRGVSLQQAWGLTETAPFATSLPPERTLERASSAGLPMPFTEIKIVDPVTGATLTEANAAGEICVRGPNVTPGYWANQQATDAAFDAENWFHSGDLGCLDEEGFLYIVDRIKDMVITGGENVYPAEVERVLVEYPGVTDAAVVGAPDPKWGEVVVAVLCVSSEKDPTLEEIRAFTGERLARYKLPKELLVLDSLPRNGSGKLDKVSLRKLAADGHRALNR from the coding sequence GTGAGCACCGACAAGGCCCCCGTCGATATCAGCCCCGCCCGCGCACTGCAATCACTGGGCCGCCTGCACGGCGCCAGCACCGCGCTGATCTACGAGGACCACACGATCGACTACCGCGATCTCACCGCTCGCGTACACGCAATGGCGCTGGCACTGCACGCCTCGGGTGTCCGCAAAGGCGACCGCGTGGCATACCTCGGCCTCAACAGCCCGACGTTCCTGGTGACCTACCTGGCAGCGGCCTGGGTGGGCGCGGTGTACGTACCGGTCAACTTCCGTCTCGCCGCCGCCGAGATCGCGTATCAGCTAGGCGATTTCGGACCTCGTGTACTGATCGTCGAGCCCGGGCACATGCCGGTGATCGAGGAGATCGACCCAGCAGTCCAGCCGCCGCGGATGATCGCGGTCGACAACGACGACGCGGTGCCGCTCAGCGATGCGCCGTCGGGACGCTGGGAGAAGCTGACCACCGCACTCGCGCGCGGCGCTGCACTCGAGACGGAGCTGACACCGCTACCCCGCTTCGCGGACGACCTGGCTGCGCTGATGTACACGTCGGGCACCACGGGACGTCCCAAGGGCGTCATGCTCACGCACGGCAACATCTGGTGGAACTCGTTCAACGTGGACTCGGTGGTGGACACCAACCGCCGTGACATCAACCTCGCAGTGGCTCCGCTGTTCCATATCGGATGCCTCAACTCGTTCACACTGCGCAGCCTCAGCCGCGGCGGCGCGACGCTGGTCCGTCGCACGTTCGACCCCGCGGGCACGCTCGCCGACCTGGTGGAGCACAAGGTCAACACGATCTTCGCGGTACCCGCGATGTTCTCCGCGATCGCACAGTTGCCCGAGTTCGCGGACGCGGACCTGTCGCAGCTGCGCTCGGCGATCGTCGCCGGGGCTCCGGTGCCGCCGAGCCTGGTCAAGGAGTACGGCCGCCGCGGTGTCTCGCTGCAGCAGGCGTGGGGTCTGACCGAGACGGCACCGTTCGCGACGTCACTGCCGCCCGAGCGGACGCTCGAGCGGGCGTCGTCGGCGGGCCTGCCGATGCCGTTCACGGAAATCAAGATCGTCGATCCGGTGACGGGTGCGACACTCACCGAGGCCAATGCGGCCGGTGAGATCTGCGTGCGCGGCCCGAACGTCACGCCCGGCTACTGGGCCAACCAGCAGGCCACCGACGCTGCATTCGACGCCGAGAACTGGTTCCACTCCGGCGATCTGGGCTGCCTGGACGAGGAGGGCTTCCTCTACATCGTCGACCGGATCAAGGACATGGTGATCACGGGCGGCGAGAACGTCTATCCCGCCGAGGTCGAGCGGGTGCTCGTCGAGTACCCGGGAGTGACCGATGCGGCCGTCGTCGGTGCCCCCGATCCCAAGTGGGGCGAGGTTGTGGTCGCGGTGCTCTGCGTGTCGAGCGAGAAGGACCCGACGCTCGAGGAGATCCGCGCGTTCACCGGCGAGCGCCTCGCCCGGTACAAGCTCCCCAAGGAACTGCTCGTCTTGGATTCGTTGCCGCGCAACGGCTCCGGCAAGCTCGACAAGGTCTCACTGCGCAAGCTCGCAGCCGACGGCCATCGCGCACTGAACCGATGA
- a CDS encoding IclR family transcriptional regulator, with amino-acid sequence MAGTPREAGRTTASRILAILEVFEEDPGPLALSDIAATTGMPLTTVYRLVGELEQWGALLRGPDGRYQIGIRLWAIGQNAGLRLRDIVHPPLQDLFDLTHETVHFVVRRGTEVIYVDRIYGSRRVPRLARVGSRLPLHPTAVGKVMLAYQDPWFRETYLAHSLERRSRFTITEPARLARELDTIREQGFAKTQEEMALGSCSIAIPVRAPNDEVVAAIGVVLPSSRSADMARFLPPLRGTGARLERVFKALPQPVEQAIRTFWLG; translated from the coding sequence ATGGCAGGTACTCCTCGAGAAGCCGGCCGAACCACAGCGTCGCGGATACTTGCGATCCTGGAAGTGTTCGAGGAGGACCCTGGGCCGCTGGCGTTGAGCGACATTGCGGCCACGACGGGCATGCCGTTGACGACGGTCTATCGCTTGGTAGGCGAACTCGAGCAGTGGGGCGCACTCCTGCGCGGACCGGACGGCCGCTACCAGATCGGCATCCGGCTGTGGGCGATCGGCCAGAATGCCGGGCTTCGGCTTCGTGACATCGTCCATCCGCCACTGCAGGACCTGTTCGATCTGACTCACGAGACGGTTCACTTCGTGGTGCGGCGCGGAACCGAAGTGATCTACGTAGATCGCATCTACGGAAGCAGGCGCGTCCCACGACTGGCGCGCGTCGGTAGCCGATTGCCCCTGCACCCGACCGCTGTCGGAAAGGTGATGCTGGCATATCAGGACCCGTGGTTCAGGGAGACGTACCTCGCCCATTCGCTGGAGCGGCGCTCGAGATTCACAATCACCGAACCGGCGCGGCTCGCGCGGGAACTCGACACCATCCGAGAGCAAGGCTTTGCGAAGACGCAGGAGGAGATGGCCCTCGGGTCATGTTCGATTGCGATCCCGGTTCGGGCGCCGAACGACGAAGTTGTCGCTGCCATCGGCGTCGTACTCCCCAGCAGCCGATCAGCCGACATGGCGCGCTTCCTGCCACCGCTCCGAGGCACCGGCGCACGCCTGGAGAGGGTCTTCAAGGCTCTTCCGCAGCCCGTTGAACAGGCAATACGAACCTTCTGGCTCGGCTGA
- a CDS encoding PEP-utilizing enzyme, whose protein sequence is MTMKSFPSPFDLETPAGAEGWEELYPYNLVFQPSRKDVEDGKFWFCDSQHWPTVFKPFETIGGEFAVKCLGQYNTKHLLIPNSNGIEFRIHLGYLYMSPIPAPEEEFDARVPLFEERAAYYYQNWEPLLEKWHKKVRLTIDEMEALSFEKLPAMVPIEDIRSGKAKDGTEVLLENYDRLIQLCYQNWQYHFEFLNLGYIAYLDFFGFCKEAFPNIPDQSIATMVQGVDMELFRPDDELKELAKLAVELDLTSLFDDTADVDGTLARIAQAENGARWISQYEAAQDPWFNFTVGNGFYGHDKYWIEHQDLPLGYIADYIRRLNEGQDIMRPVAELAVERDRIAAEYRDVLDGEARETFDAKIALARTAYPYVENHNFYIEHWTMGVFWRKVRELSRMLHEEGFWAEPDDLLYLNRGEVREALFDLATAWGVGAEPIGPHYWPAEIDRRRGIIDALKSRRPEPALNTPPEFITEPFTSMLYGITTEQVQQWLSDDEESSDHLRGMAASPGVVEGIARVITSSDELSEIQDGEILVAPVTAPSWGPIFGKIKATVTDIGGMMSHAAIVCREYGLPAVTGTGSASTQIKTGQRLHVDGTKGVVTVLSE, encoded by the coding sequence ATGACGATGAAGTCCTTCCCAAGCCCCTTCGACCTCGAAACCCCTGCGGGCGCCGAGGGATGGGAGGAGCTCTACCCCTACAACTTGGTCTTCCAGCCGAGCCGCAAGGACGTCGAGGACGGCAAGTTCTGGTTCTGCGACAGCCAGCACTGGCCCACCGTGTTCAAACCGTTCGAGACGATCGGCGGCGAGTTCGCCGTCAAATGCCTGGGGCAGTACAACACCAAGCATCTGTTGATTCCCAACTCGAACGGCATCGAGTTCCGGATCCACCTCGGCTACCTGTACATGTCGCCGATCCCCGCTCCCGAGGAGGAGTTCGACGCGCGGGTGCCACTGTTCGAAGAGCGGGCCGCGTACTACTACCAGAACTGGGAGCCGCTGCTCGAGAAGTGGCACAAGAAGGTTCGGCTGACCATCGACGAGATGGAGGCGCTGTCCTTCGAGAAGCTGCCGGCCATGGTGCCGATCGAGGACATCCGGTCCGGTAAGGCCAAGGACGGCACCGAGGTCCTGCTCGAGAACTACGATCGGCTGATCCAGCTCTGCTACCAGAACTGGCAGTACCACTTCGAGTTCCTCAACCTCGGGTACATCGCCTACCTCGACTTCTTCGGCTTCTGCAAAGAGGCCTTCCCGAACATCCCGGACCAGTCGATTGCAACCATGGTCCAGGGCGTGGACATGGAACTGTTCCGCCCAGACGACGAACTGAAGGAACTGGCCAAGCTTGCCGTCGAGCTCGACCTCACCTCGCTGTTCGACGACACCGCGGACGTCGACGGAACCCTGGCCCGGATCGCTCAGGCCGAGAACGGGGCCCGGTGGATCTCCCAGTACGAAGCCGCCCAGGATCCGTGGTTCAACTTCACGGTCGGCAACGGCTTCTACGGGCACGACAAGTACTGGATCGAGCACCAGGACCTGCCACTGGGCTATATCGCCGACTACATCCGCCGTTTGAACGAGGGACAGGACATCATGCGTCCGGTCGCCGAGCTCGCCGTCGAGCGTGACCGGATCGCCGCCGAGTACCGCGATGTCCTCGACGGCGAGGCACGAGAGACGTTCGACGCCAAGATCGCCCTCGCCCGAACCGCCTACCCGTACGTCGAGAACCACAACTTCTACATCGAGCACTGGACGATGGGCGTGTTCTGGCGCAAGGTGCGTGAACTGTCCCGCATGCTGCACGAGGAGGGATTCTGGGCCGAGCCGGACGACCTGCTGTACCTCAACCGCGGTGAGGTGCGCGAGGCACTGTTCGACCTGGCCACCGCCTGGGGTGTCGGCGCGGAGCCGATCGGACCGCACTACTGGCCTGCGGAGATCGACCGCCGGAGGGGCATCATCGACGCGCTCAAGTCCCGCCGACCGGAACCGGCGCTGAACACCCCTCCCGAGTTCATCACCGAGCCGTTCACCAGCATGCTGTACGGCATCACCACCGAGCAGGTCCAGCAGTGGCTCAGTGACGACGAGGAATCCAGCGACCATCTGCGCGGGATGGCAGCATCGCCGGGCGTCGTGGAGGGCATCGCCCGCGTGATCACCAGCTCGGACGAACTATCCGAGATCCAGGACGGGGAAATCCTCGTCGCACCTGTGACCGCACCGTCGTGGGGTCCGATCTTCGGAAAGATCAAGGCCACCGTTACCGACATCGGCGGCATGATGAGCCACGCCGCGATCGTGTGCCGCGAATACGGCCTGCCGGCGGTGACCGGCACCGGATCCGCGTCCACCCAGATCAAGACCGGACAGCGGCTCCACGTCGACGGCACCAAGGGTGTCGTCACCGTTCTGAGCGAATGA
- a CDS encoding SDR family oxidoreductase yields the protein MTDKNGTGRTVLITGGAGGLGRAFALGFAERGYRVAVADIDGTGADETARLLRESGAAATSVTVDVTSVESTDAMAASVAEFGGGHIDVLVNNAAIYAGVTRSRFEEIDPAEWDRVMAVNLKGPWMCARACSPHLADGGSVVNLSSATILSGSANWMHYVASKGGVVALTRVMAKELGARSITVNAIAPGFTLTEASYGLMEGAETYGVDRGALKRASRPEDIVGAALFLASPDSEYITGQTLVVDGGRQFI from the coding sequence ATGACAGACAAAAATGGCACGGGCAGAACGGTTTTGATCACCGGCGGGGCCGGCGGACTGGGTCGCGCATTCGCTCTGGGCTTCGCCGAACGAGGCTATCGGGTCGCGGTGGCCGATATCGACGGAACCGGCGCGGACGAGACCGCAAGGCTTCTGCGTGAGAGTGGCGCCGCTGCAACGTCGGTCACAGTGGATGTGACCTCGGTCGAATCCACGGACGCGATGGCCGCCTCGGTTGCGGAGTTCGGCGGTGGCCATATCGACGTCCTGGTCAACAACGCTGCGATCTATGCGGGTGTGACGCGGTCGCGCTTCGAGGAGATCGATCCCGCCGAATGGGACCGAGTCATGGCAGTGAATCTGAAGGGCCCCTGGATGTGTGCGCGGGCGTGCAGCCCACACCTCGCGGACGGCGGCTCTGTGGTGAACCTGTCCTCGGCCACGATCCTCAGCGGCTCCGCGAACTGGATGCACTACGTCGCCTCGAAGGGCGGTGTCGTGGCCCTCACCCGAGTGATGGCCAAGGAGTTGGGGGCTAGGTCGATCACCGTCAACGCCATCGCTCCGGGCTTCACCCTGACCGAGGCCAGCTACGGCCTGATGGAAGGGGCCGAAACCTACGGTGTCGACCGCGGCGCACTCAAGCGGGCCAGCCGGCCCGAGGACATCGTCGGTGCCGCACTGTTCCTGGCCAGCCCGGACAGCGAGTACATCACCGGCCAAACTCTCGTCGTCGACGGCGGACGACAGTTCATCTAG
- a CDS encoding 2Fe-2S iron-sulfur cluster-binding protein, producing the protein MPKVTYTDCDGNARAVEGNVGDSVMEVAMRNGVAGIVAECGGSLSCATCHVFVRPDQFDELPAMDDMEDEMLYGTAVERQANSRLSCQIKLTEDLDLDVSTPETQV; encoded by the coding sequence ATGCCCAAAGTTACGTACACCGACTGCGACGGGAACGCCCGAGCAGTCGAAGGCAATGTCGGTGACTCCGTCATGGAAGTCGCGATGCGCAACGGAGTAGCCGGCATCGTTGCCGAATGCGGCGGCTCGCTGTCGTGCGCGACGTGCCATGTCTTCGTCCGCCCGGACCAGTTCGACGAACTGCCCGCCATGGACGACATGGAGGACGAAATGCTGTACGGCACAGCAGTGGAACGACAGGCGAACTCGCGGCTGTCCTGCCAGATCAAGCTCACCGAGGACCTCGATCTGGACGTGAGCACACCGGAAACGCAGGTCTAG
- a CDS encoding FAD-dependent oxidoreductase: MDSHTSAGEDGLLIVGASQAGVQLAGSLRALGYEPPITLLGDENHRPYQRPALSKEFLQGLVTSESLIFRTAEYWDEHRIRLIMGERITTVDRRVDGSGVATAASGAQFPFDRLALTVGARPRPLQVEGSGLDGVLYLRNADDALDLRRRMPDATDVVVVGGGFIGLEAASSARKMGKRATVLEAGPRLIGRAVGQQTSAFFLQAHRDRGLRIELDATVARIVGENGTVTGVELADGRVIAAQIVLVGIGVVPNVELAQSMGLLCDNGIRVDEYALASDGTTVAVGDCANMPNPVPGAPPGDRIRVESVNNAIEHAKVAAYSLTGRHTEYTGTPWFWSNQADLKLQIAGLATGYDDTVVRRDDAKGKFSVLYYRNGRIIAADCVNNPLDFMAVRNALAKRADIPADLAADPTTALKTITTEGALVLSAPPSPESR; the protein is encoded by the coding sequence ATGGACTCTCACACCTCCGCCGGCGAGGACGGACTGCTGATCGTCGGGGCGAGCCAGGCCGGGGTACAGCTCGCCGGCTCACTGCGCGCCCTCGGATACGAACCGCCCATCACGCTCCTGGGAGACGAGAACCACCGCCCGTACCAGCGACCGGCGCTGTCCAAGGAGTTCCTCCAGGGACTGGTCACCTCCGAGTCGCTGATCTTCCGGACCGCCGAGTACTGGGACGAGCACCGCATCCGATTGATCATGGGCGAGCGCATCACGACCGTCGACCGCCGAGTCGACGGGTCGGGTGTCGCAACCGCGGCGTCCGGAGCGCAGTTCCCCTTCGACCGATTGGCGCTCACCGTCGGTGCCCGGCCTCGGCCCCTCCAGGTAGAGGGCAGCGGATTGGACGGAGTGCTGTACCTGCGCAATGCCGACGACGCGCTCGATCTGCGACGACGCATGCCCGACGCCACCGATGTCGTCGTGGTCGGCGGAGGATTCATCGGACTCGAGGCCGCTTCGAGCGCACGGAAGATGGGCAAACGGGCAACCGTTCTGGAAGCAGGTCCGCGGCTGATCGGACGGGCTGTGGGCCAACAAACGTCCGCGTTCTTCCTGCAGGCACACCGCGACCGCGGTCTCCGGATCGAGCTCGATGCGACGGTCGCTCGAATCGTCGGCGAGAACGGCACGGTCACCGGTGTCGAGCTCGCCGACGGACGGGTCATAGCCGCGCAGATCGTCCTCGTGGGCATCGGAGTGGTGCCCAACGTCGAACTGGCGCAGTCGATGGGTCTGTTGTGCGACAACGGTATCCGTGTCGACGAGTACGCCCTGGCCTCGGATGGAACGACCGTTGCCGTGGGTGACTGCGCGAACATGCCCAACCCCGTACCAGGGGCACCGCCCGGCGACCGGATCCGCGTCGAAAGCGTCAACAACGCGATCGAGCATGCCAAGGTTGCGGCGTACTCCCTTACCGGCCGGCACACCGAATACACCGGTACACCGTGGTTCTGGTCGAACCAAGCCGATCTGAAACTGCAGATCGCGGGATTGGCCACCGGATACGACGACACCGTGGTGCGTCGGGACGACGCGAAAGGCAAGTTCTCCGTCCTGTACTACCGCAACGGGCGCATCATCGCCGCCGACTGTGTCAACAACCCACTCGACTTCATGGCCGTCAGGAACGCCCTGGCGAAACGCGCTGACATCCCCGCCGACCTGGCGGCCGATCCCACGACAGCTCTGAAGACGATCACGACCGAGGGCGCTCTCGTTCTCTCGGCTCCGCCATCGCCCGAATCGAGGTAA
- a CDS encoding HD domain-containing protein codes for MRTPTTRPVDTSPIAAAPDAATDLDPIWKSVVPETRTRGNDIHLPTSFAYAERLCDCYPDADALVVRVAILLHDTGWGRVDESRIISEGFSGDWRKAAIRYEHERQGCLIAREVLPPLGYSEDFVERVCAIIDGHDTRQDAHSLEDELVRDADRLWRFGPTGIALASSWFGMTPALYCDRLEIEILPELKTEAAHQIAVADLARSRALLRTDVLR; via the coding sequence ATGCGTACCCCCACCACCCGCCCCGTCGACACTTCCCCGATCGCCGCGGCGCCCGACGCTGCCACCGACCTGGATCCGATCTGGAAGTCCGTCGTCCCCGAGACGCGAACGCGTGGCAACGACATCCACCTGCCCACGTCGTTCGCCTATGCGGAGCGCCTGTGCGACTGCTATCCGGACGCGGACGCACTCGTCGTCCGCGTCGCAATCCTGCTGCACGACACCGGATGGGGTCGAGTGGATGAATCGCGCATTATTTCCGAAGGCTTCAGCGGAGACTGGCGCAAGGCCGCGATCCGTTACGAGCACGAGCGCCAGGGCTGCCTCATCGCACGCGAGGTCCTACCGCCTCTGGGATACAGCGAGGATTTCGTCGAACGCGTCTGCGCAATCATCGACGGCCACGACACTCGCCAGGACGCACACTCCCTCGAAGACGAGTTGGTGCGCGACGCGGACCGGCTGTGGCGCTTCGGGCCCACCGGGATCGCATTGGCGTCGTCGTGGTTCGGAATGACCCCGGCGCTGTACTGCGATCGCCTCGAGATCGAGATCCTGCCCGAGCTGAAAACCGAAGCCGCCCATCAGATCGCAGTCGCCGATCTCGCCAGATCGCGTGCCTTGCTGAGGACGGACGTGCTGCGATGA
- a CDS encoding aldehyde dehydrogenase family protein, whose amino-acid sequence MNRASLALPYTHVDDLFVGGRWVTSAGTERIEVVDPATEEVWGSVPDATTEDVDAAVRAADRAFHTPGWSDLRPSARAEYLLRIADEIEERAEPMSWTNTRENGSPVAETSGSASNAAGIFRYFASLASYLENDDERPYPNGLGTTTVFRDPVGVCALIAPWNFPINLVVAKLAPALIAGCTVVIKPAESTPLSIRFVIEAVSAAGVPPGVVNLVTGTGAVGDRLVRHPLVRKVAFTGSTPVGRKIAAACGELLRPVTLELGGKSSAIVLEDADLDAFAQVLIRSCMRNTGQTCYISTRILAPAARYAEVVDTVTRTVAAAKQGDPLDADTDFGPSATEEQYKIVLKYLDSARAEGARVTTGGGRAATDRGYFVQPTVLADVTPDMTIAREEIFGPVVTILPYETVDDAIRIANDTDFGLGGIIFSRNETQAIALARRIDTGSVGINFFASNHSAPFGGRRDSGLGVEFGIEGLNAYLTPQSVHHRT is encoded by the coding sequence ATGAACCGGGCATCGCTCGCGCTCCCCTACACCCACGTCGACGACCTGTTTGTGGGAGGCCGTTGGGTCACGTCGGCCGGAACCGAACGCATCGAGGTCGTCGACCCGGCCACCGAGGAGGTCTGGGGTTCGGTGCCCGATGCGACCACCGAGGATGTCGATGCGGCGGTGCGCGCCGCGGACCGTGCCTTTCACACCCCGGGCTGGTCGGATCTGCGTCCGTCTGCGCGGGCAGAATATCTCTTGCGGATCGCGGACGAGATCGAAGAGCGGGCCGAACCCATGTCGTGGACCAACACCCGGGAGAACGGCAGCCCTGTCGCCGAGACCTCGGGCAGCGCTTCCAACGCCGCCGGGATCTTCCGATACTTCGCGTCACTGGCCTCGTATCTCGAGAACGACGACGAGCGTCCCTATCCGAACGGTCTGGGAACGACCACCGTCTTTCGCGACCCCGTCGGTGTCTGTGCACTCATTGCGCCGTGGAACTTCCCGATCAACCTCGTCGTCGCCAAGCTGGCGCCCGCGCTGATTGCCGGTTGCACGGTGGTGATCAAACCTGCCGAGTCGACTCCGCTGTCGATTCGGTTCGTCATCGAGGCCGTCTCGGCGGCCGGTGTCCCGCCCGGCGTGGTCAACCTGGTGACCGGCACGGGTGCCGTCGGGGATCGCCTCGTGCGTCATCCGCTGGTCCGCAAGGTCGCCTTCACCGGGTCGACACCCGTCGGAAGGAAGATCGCCGCGGCCTGCGGTGAACTGTTGCGGCCGGTCACACTCGAACTCGGCGGCAAGTCGTCGGCGATCGTGCTCGAGGATGCCGATCTGGACGCCTTCGCACAGGTCTTGATCCGGTCCTGCATGCGCAACACGGGCCAGACGTGTTACATCTCGACCAGAATTCTGGCGCCTGCGGCGCGGTACGCGGAAGTGGTCGACACGGTTACCCGAACCGTCGCCGCTGCCAAGCAGGGCGACCCGCTCGACGCGGACACCGACTTCGGTCCGTCGGCCACCGAGGAGCAGTACAAGATCGTCCTGAAGTACCTCGACAGCGCCCGAGCCGAGGGAGCCCGTGTCACTACCGGCGGTGGCCGCGCCGCCACCGACCGCGGGTACTTCGTGCAGCCCACCGTCCTCGCCGATGTAACCCCGGACATGACCATTGCTCGCGAGGAGATCTTCGGCCCGGTTGTCACAATCCTGCCGTACGAGACCGTCGACGACGCAATCCGGATTGCGAACGACACCGATTTCGGGCTCGGCGGAATCATCTTCTCCCGTAACGAGACTCAGGCCATCGCGCTGGCACGCAGAATCGACACGGGATCGGTCGGAATCAACTTCTTCGCCTCGAACCACAGTGCGCCGTTCGGCGGTCGACGCGACTCGGGGCTGGGAGTCGAGTTCGGAATCGAAGGTCTCAACGCGTACCTGACCCCGCAATCGGTTCACCACCGAACGTAG
- a CDS encoding endonuclease/exonuclease/phosphatase family protein encodes MGSRTLRLLAAGVGAAGLVAGVAALAAFKSGASNNLVIVLASFAPLLLLATVVGAIVSAVARRWLLLAASVVVVGLGAWAYGPLFVAGASGEPAVDASGPSIRVMQANIMVGSADPEALVQTVRERGIDVLTIQELTDPSVEALRAAGLEKLLPHQFLAPYATGGGGGGIYSRLPLANGSRVDGMALTNLVTEVDAGLARPVIVYDVHPVPAYIAPAAHWTEDFDRLRDALDSTAGSDNVIVSGDFNATYSHSKFRDLRRGGYVDAADQLGAGILPTYPTDKRYPAVVGIDHILTKGAAATSLERIAIVGSDHHGLIADVQLSNGS; translated from the coding sequence ATGGGATCCAGAACGCTACGACTGCTCGCCGCAGGAGTCGGCGCGGCAGGACTCGTGGCCGGGGTCGCAGCCTTGGCCGCGTTCAAATCCGGCGCCTCCAACAATCTGGTGATCGTGCTCGCGTCGTTCGCACCGCTGCTGTTGCTCGCGACGGTGGTCGGCGCGATCGTATCCGCCGTCGCCCGTCGGTGGCTGCTGCTCGCGGCCTCGGTTGTCGTTGTCGGCCTAGGCGCCTGGGCATACGGCCCGTTGTTCGTCGCTGGAGCGTCCGGCGAGCCGGCTGTGGACGCTAGCGGGCCGTCGATCCGGGTGATGCAGGCCAACATCATGGTGGGGTCGGCCGATCCGGAGGCGCTGGTGCAGACGGTGCGGGAGCGCGGCATCGATGTACTGACGATTCAGGAACTGACCGACCCGTCCGTCGAGGCGCTACGCGCAGCCGGACTCGAGAAACTGCTGCCCCATCAGTTTCTCGCGCCCTACGCGACCGGTGGTGGTGGCGGCGGCATCTACAGCAGGCTGCCGTTGGCGAACGGTAGTCGGGTCGACGGGATGGCGCTCACCAATCTGGTGACCGAGGTCGACGCCGGGCTGGCGAGGCCGGTGATCGTGTACGACGTGCATCCAGTTCCCGCGTACATCGCTCCGGCAGCGCACTGGACCGAGGATTTCGATCGGCTACGCGACGCCCTCGACTCGACCGCCGGAAGCGACAACGTCATCGTCAGCGGCGACTTCAATGCGACCTACTCGCACAGCAAGTTCCGCGACCTGCGCCGCGGCGGATACGTCGACGCCGCCGATCAATTGGGCGCTGGAATTCTGCCGACGTATCCCACCGACAAGCGTTACCCCGCCGTCGTCGGAATCGATCACATTCTCACGAAGGGTGCCGCTGCGACATCGCTCGAGCGCATCGCCATCGTCGGCTCGGACCACCACGGCCTCATCGCGGACGTGCAGTTGAGCAACGGGTCCTGA
- a CDS encoding DUF222 domain-containing protein: MFDIGGGVGEALTDAVVGDAARFVELSVLARVENVCAARKVLLAGELTLSALERDVRLRGGDVRDCGNEAIAEVSTRLGCSHTMASHFCDLGVDLRLRLPVTRAAFLAGDVDYARVWRIHCETTGLSAETVVLLEAEIVAGESAGAPHTAPETTHPTELEHTIHTKAAALIPSPDGTCHHPRSRHEKSPTPSVGVRVESYVEPSLKRIDNQPPHNASDIPKLAWIIECRRVHGFSLLSSDLAARARRWTGPKELVRVGSGPHRNLISREADIDEPRLMYHDPVGTRHGCHHRRDIRCPRACITSATATSNCKSKSHPCEPRHHATYPHRYPLLSPAPYDTIISPTRRSRT, encoded by the coding sequence ATGTTCGATATCGGGGGTGGGGTCGGTGAGGCGCTGACGGACGCGGTCGTGGGGGACGCGGCACGGTTCGTGGAGTTGTCTGTGTTGGCGCGGGTGGAGAACGTGTGTGCGGCGCGGAAGGTGTTGTTGGCGGGTGAGTTGACGTTGTCGGCGCTCGAGCGGGACGTGCGGTTGCGGGGTGGGGATGTGCGTGACTGCGGTAACGAGGCGATCGCGGAGGTGTCGACGCGGTTGGGGTGTTCGCACACGATGGCGTCGCATTTCTGTGATCTGGGGGTGGATCTGCGGTTACGTCTGCCGGTGACGCGGGCGGCGTTCCTGGCGGGGGATGTCGATTATGCGCGGGTGTGGCGGATTCATTGTGAGACGACGGGGTTGTCGGCGGAGACGGTGGTTTTGTTGGAGGCGGAGATCGTGGCGGGCGAGTCCGCAGGAGCCCCTCACACCGCCCCAGAAACCACCCATCCCACCGAGCTCGAGCACACCATCCACACCAAAGCGGCGGCTCTCATCCCGTCACCTGACGGGACATGCCATCACCCCAGGTCACGACATGAGAAATCGCCCACACCCAGCGTGGGTGTGAGGGTCGAATCCTACGTGGAGCCCTCCCTAAAGAGGATCGACAACCAGCCACCACACAATGCCTCTGACATTCCAAAGCTCGCCTGGATTATCGAGTGCCGCCGCGTACACGGCTTCAGCTTGCTCTCCAGTGATCTCGCCGCTCGAGCCCGACGGTGGACTGGGCCCAAGGAACTCGTAAGGGTCGGGTCCGGGCCACACAGGAACCTCATCAGCCGGGAAGCCGATATCGACGAACCCCGGCTGATGTACCACGACCCGGTCGGGACGAGGCACGGTTGCCACCACCGCCGCGATATCCGTTGTCCCCGAGCCTGCATCACCTCCGCTACCGCAACCTCCAACTGCAAGAGCAAGTCCCACCCCTGCGAACCCCGCCACCACGCGACGTACCCACACCGCTACCCCCTCCTGTCACCTGCCCCTTACGACACCATCATCTCACCCACAAGGCGTTCCCGAACCTGA